The following proteins are co-located in the Synchiropus splendidus isolate RoL2022-P1 chromosome 14, RoL_Sspl_1.0, whole genome shotgun sequence genome:
- the znf423 gene encoding zinc finger protein 423 isoform X3 has product MPDGCCDLGTATGGEEEGGAGLPYPCQFCDKSFSRLSYLKRHEQIHSDKLPFKCTFCSRLFKHKRSRDRHVKLHTGDKKYSCQECEAAFSRSDHLKIHLKTHSSSKPFKCSVCKRGFSSTSSLQSHMQAHRKNREHLALRAEKDGSRKGADGDLEQDLYMCDYCEETFSQTEELERHVLTRHPQLSDRADLQCIHCPEIFLDEASLLTHIETQHANRKHKCPVCSEQFPSVEDVYCHLDSHRQPDSSVHSAASPDPPLGSVASMSSATPDSSASLERGSTPDSTLKPVQGDRARRRGGDAAEEMGISLGHGGGSWTKVTYSCPYCSKRDFHSLAVLEIHLKTIHADKPQQSHTCQLCLDTLPTLYNLNEHVRKAHRAGGGGGATFPLLQFTNVTAFHCNYCPDMFGDINSLQEHIRVSHCLPGGMVAGSTTLEGNHAFFCNQCSMGFLTESSLTEHIQQTHCASAAGGAASGGAGTKLESPVLQTGSQSFMEVYSCPYCTNSPIFGSLLKLTKHIKENHKNIPLANNKRQAKMAELSPASSDVEISSPKRQRPGGESTPSAGGNGDYPCNQCELRFSSFEGFQAHLKSHLEMLLRRQSCPQCNKEDFESQEALLQHLTLHYTTTSTQYVCESCDKQFSSVDDLQKHLLDMHTFVLYHCTLCQEVFDSKVSIQVHLAVKHSNEKKLFRCTACAWDFRKETDLQLHVKHSHLGQRSGLPGGLGAGLKPRKCIFCGETFGTEVELQCHITTHSKKFTCRFCGKSFHAISLLERHLRDKHCIFDGGSGNGGTGTGSQNGTPNGLTQSAKRGGAGNGSSGATAATTEQTDLQNMLMKSGGGEAANSHEASGGEEELDNSEPMYACDICGAAYTMESLLQNHRLRDHNIRPGEDDAGSRKKKADFIKGNHKCNVCSRTFFSESGLREHAQTHRGPAKHYMCPICGERFPSLLTLTEHKVTHSKSLDTGTCRICKMPLQSEEEFIEHCQMHPDLRNSLTGFRCVVCMQTVTSTLELKIHGTFHMQKLSSGAALGGGGNGGSGSASSSPNGQLQQHKLYKCAFCLKEFKNKGELVKLDVNGLPYGLCAACMSRGTNGQSPTQAGPPTPGDQPVDKSGLRCPECGVKFESLEDLEAHVQSDHPEVSPETSAGKKSEASPAPKKKTYQCIKCQMTFETEREIQIHVANHMIDQPTCRPEEGINHECKLCNQMFDSPAKLLCHLIEHSFEGMGGTFKCPVCFTVFVQANKLQQHIFAVHGQEDKIYDCSQCPQKFFFQTELQNHTLSQHAQ; this is encoded by the exons ATGCCGGACGGCTGCTGCGACCTCGGCACGGCCACGGGCGGCGAGGAGGAAGGCGGCGCCGGGCTGCCGTACCCGTGCCAGTTCTGCGACAAGTCCTTCAG CCGGCTGAGCTACCTGAAGCGGCACGAGCAGATCCACAGCGACAAGCTTCCCTTCAAGTGCACCTTCTGCAGTCGACTCTTCAAACACAAGCGGAGCCGGGACCGACACGTCAAGCTGCACACAG GAGACAAGAAGTACAGCTGCCAGGAGTGCGAGGCTGCATTCTCTCGCTCCGATCATCTCAAGATTCATCTGAAGACTCACAG CTCCAGCAAACCCTTCAAGTGCAGTGTGTGCAAGCGCGGCTTCTCGTCCACGTCCTCCCTGCAGAGTCACATGCAG GCTCACAGGAAGAACCGGGAGCACCTGGCTCTGCGCGCCGAGAAGGACGGAAGCAGGAAGGGCGCGGACGGAGACCTGGAGCAGGACCTGTACATGTGCGACTACTGCGAGGAGACCTTCAGCCAgacggaggagctggagaggcaCGTCCTGACCCGCCACCCGCAGCTGTCGGACCGGGCCGACCTGCAGTGCATCCACTGCCCGGAGATCTTCTTGGACGAGGCCTCGCTCCTCACGCACATCGAAACGCAGCACGCCAACCGCAAACACAA GTGTCCCGTCTGCTCCGAGCAGTTCCCCTCGGTGGAGGACGTCTACTGCCACCTGGACAGCCACCGGCAGCCGGACTCGTCCGTGCACAGCGCGGCCAGTCCCGACCCACCGCTGGGCAGCGTGGCGTCCATGAGCTCGGCCACGCCGGACTCCAGCGCCAGCCTGGAGAGAGGCTCCACGCCGGACTCCACCCTGAAGCCTGTTCAAGGGGACCGAGCTCGCCGGAGAGGAGGCGACGCCGCCGAGGAGATGGGGATCAGTCTGGGTCACGGTGGAG GCAGCTGGACCAAAGTCACCTACTCCTGTCCGTACTGCTCCAAGAGAGACTTCCACAGCCTGGCCGTGCTGGAGATCCACCTGAAGACCATCCACGCCGACAAGCCGCAGCAGAGCCACACCTGCCAGCTGTGCCTGGACACGCTCCCCACGCTCTACAACCTCAACGAGCACGTGCGCAAGGCCCACCGtgccggcggcggcggcggcgccacCTTCCCGCTTCTGCAGTTCACCAACGTCACCGCCTTCCACTGCAACTACTGTCCGGACATGTTCGGAGACATCAACTCTCTGCAGGAGCACATCCGGGTGTCGCACTGCCTGCCGGGCGGCATGGTGGCCGGCTCCACCACCTTAG AGGGGAACCACGCCTTCTTCTGCAACCAGTGCTCCATGGGCTTCCTGACCGAGTCGTCGCTCACCGAACACATCCAGCAGACGCACTGCGCCTcggctgcagggggcgctgcctCTGGAGGGGCCGGGACCAAACTGGAGTCGCCGGTGCTGCAGACTGGATCGCAGTCCTTCATGGAG gTCTACTCCTGCCCGTACTGCACAAACTCCCCCATCTTCGGCTCGCTCCTCAAGCTCACCAAACACATCAAGGAGAACCACAAGAACATTCCGCTGGCCAACAACAAGCGGCAGGCCAAGATGGCCGAGCTGAGCCCCGCCTCCTCTGACGTGGAGATCTCCTCCCCCAAACGCCAGCGGCCAGGGGGCGAGTCCACTCCGTCCGCCGGCGGCAACGGGGACTACCCCTGTAACCAGTGCGAGCTGCGCTTCTCCAGCTTCGAGGGCTTCCAAGCCCACCTGAAGTCCCACCTGGAGATGCTGCTGCGCCGCCAGTCCTGCCCGCAGTGCAACAAGGAGGACTTTGAGTCTCAGGAGGCTCTGCTGCAGCACCTGACGCTCCACTacaccaccacctccacccAGTACGTGTGTGAGAGCTGCGACAAGCAGTTCTCCTCGGTGGACGACCTCCAGAAACACCTTCTGGACATGCACACCTTCGTGCTCTACCACTGCACGCTCTGCCAGGAGGTCTTCGACTCCAAAGTCTCCATCCAG GTCCACCTGGCAGTCAAGCACAGCAACGAGAAGAAACTGTTCCGCTGCACGGCCTGCGCCTGGGACTTCAGGAAGGAGACGGACCTTCAGCTGCACGTGAAGCACAGTCATCTGGGTCAGAGGTCGGGGCTCCCTGGAGGCCTCGGAGCAG GACTCAAGCCTCGGAAGTGCATCTTCTGCGGGGAGACGTTTGGGACGGAGGTGGAGCTTCAGTGTCACATCACCACTCACAGCAAGAAGTTCACCTGCCGCTTTTGCGGCAAGTCCTTCCACGCCATCTCGCTGCTGGAGAGACACCTGAGGGACAAGCACTGCATCTTCGATGGTGGGAGCGGCAACGGCGGCACCGGCACCGGCAGCCAGAACGGAACTCCCAACGGACTCACGCAGTCTGCCAAGCGAGGCGGAGCAGGCAATGGGAGCTCGGGGGCCACGGCGGCCACAACAGAGCAGACGGACCTCCAGAACATGCTGATGAAGAGCGGAGGAGGGGAGGCGGCCAACAGCCACGAGGCCAGCGGCGGcgaggaggagctggacaaCTCGGAGCCCATGTACGCCTGCGACATCTGCGGCGCTGCCTACACCATGGAGTCGCTCCTGCAGAACCACCGGCTGAGGGACCACAACATCCGGCCCGGGGAGGACGACGCCG GATCCAGGAAGAAGAAGGCGGACTTCATCAAAGGGAACCACAAATGCAACGTCTGCTCCAGAACCTTCTTCTCTGAGAGCGGGCTCCGGGAGCACGCTCAGACCCACAGAGGGCCCGCCAAGCACTACATGTGTCCCATCTGTGGGGAGCGCTTCCCGTCGCTGCTGACCCTGACGGAGCACAAG gtgaccCACAGCAAGAGTCTGGACACGGGAACGTGTCGCATCTGCAAGATGCCCCTCCAGAGCGAGGAGGAGTTCATCGAGCACTGCCAGATGCACCCGGACCTCCGCAACTCCCTGACTGGCTTCCGCTGTGTGGTCTGCATGCAGACGGTCACGTCCACCCTGGAGCTGAAGATCCATGGAACCTTTCACATGCAGAAGCTGTCCAGCGGGGCGGCGCTGGGAGGAGGGGGGAACGGCGGCAGCGGctcggcctcctcctcccccaacGGTCAGCTACAGCAGCACAAGCTCTACAAGTGTGCCTTCTGCCTGAAGGAGTTTAAAAACAAAGGGGAGCTGGTGAAGCTGGACGTCAACGGCCTGCCCTACGGTCTGTGTGCTGCGTGCATGAGCAG ggGAACCAACGGACAGAGTCCCACCCAGGCCGGCCCGCCGACCCCCGGAGACCAGCCGGTAGACAAGAGCGGGCTGCGCTGTCCGGAGTGCGGGGTCAAGTTCGAGAGCCTGGAGGACCTGGAGGCTCACGTTCAGTCGGACCATCCCGAGGTCAGCCCCGAGACGTCGGCCGGGAAGAAATCCGAGGCTTCGCCGGCGCCCAAG AAAAAGACCTACCAGTGTATCAAGTGTCAAATGACGTTTGAGACTGAACGAGAGATCCAGATCCACGTGGCCAATCACATGATCG ACCAGCCCACCTGTCGGCCAG aggaGGGCATCAACCACGAGTGCAAACTGTGTAACCAGATGTTCGACTCGCCGGCAAAGCTGCTCTGCCACTTGATAGAACACAGTTTTGAAGGAATGGGAGGAACCTTCAAGTGTCCCGTCTGCTTCACAG
- the znf423 gene encoding zinc finger protein 423 isoform X1: MSRRKQAKPRSVKAVEEGDGECGATWDEAGARTEPAEPDAELKDGAEEGEEPEDDLDDEPIFTCDNCQQDFDCLAELTEHRTHHCPADGDEDPGGLSWVPSSPSSKDVASPSQMPDGCCDLGTATGGEEEGGAGLPYPCQFCDKSFSRLSYLKRHEQIHSDKLPFKCTFCSRLFKHKRSRDRHVKLHTGDKKYSCQECEAAFSRSDHLKIHLKTHSSSKPFKCSVCKRGFSSTSSLQSHMQAHRKNREHLALRAEKDGSRKGADGDLEQDLYMCDYCEETFSQTEELERHVLTRHPQLSDRADLQCIHCPEIFLDEASLLTHIETQHANRKHKCPVCSEQFPSVEDVYCHLDSHRQPDSSVHSAASPDPPLGSVASMSSATPDSSASLERGSTPDSTLKPVQGDRARRRGGDAAEEMGISLGHGGGSWTKVTYSCPYCSKRDFHSLAVLEIHLKTIHADKPQQSHTCQLCLDTLPTLYNLNEHVRKAHRAGGGGGATFPLLQFTNVTAFHCNYCPDMFGDINSLQEHIRVSHCLPGGMVAGSTTLEGNHAFFCNQCSMGFLTESSLTEHIQQTHCASAAGGAASGGAGTKLESPVLQTGSQSFMEVYSCPYCTNSPIFGSLLKLTKHIKENHKNIPLANNKRQAKMAELSPASSDVEISSPKRQRPGGESTPSAGGNGDYPCNQCELRFSSFEGFQAHLKSHLEMLLRRQSCPQCNKEDFESQEALLQHLTLHYTTTSTQYVCESCDKQFSSVDDLQKHLLDMHTFVLYHCTLCQEVFDSKVSIQVHLAVKHSNEKKLFRCTACAWDFRKETDLQLHVKHSHLGQRSGLPGGLGAGLKPRKCIFCGETFGTEVELQCHITTHSKKFTCRFCGKSFHAISLLERHLRDKHCIFDGGSGNGGTGTGSQNGTPNGLTQSAKRGGAGNGSSGATAATTEQTDLQNMLMKSGGGEAANSHEASGGEEELDNSEPMYACDICGAAYTMESLLQNHRLRDHNIRPGEDDAGSRKKKADFIKGNHKCNVCSRTFFSESGLREHAQTHRGPAKHYMCPICGERFPSLLTLTEHKVTHSKSLDTGTCRICKMPLQSEEEFIEHCQMHPDLRNSLTGFRCVVCMQTVTSTLELKIHGTFHMQKLSSGAALGGGGNGGSGSASSSPNGQLQQHKLYKCAFCLKEFKNKGELVKLDVNGLPYGLCAACMSRGTNGQSPTQAGPPTPGDQPVDKSGLRCPECGVKFESLEDLEAHVQSDHPEVSPETSAGKKSEASPAPKKKTYQCIKCQMTFETEREIQIHVANHMIDQPTCRPEEGINHECKLCNQMFDSPAKLLCHLIEHSFEGMGGTFKCPVCFTVFVQANKLQQHIFAVHGQEDKIYDCSQCPQKFFFQTELQNHTLSQHAQ, encoded by the exons ATGTCCAGACGAAAGCAGGCAAAACCGCGTTCCGTCAAAG CGGTGGAGGAGGGAGACGGCGAGTGTGGAGCCACCTGGGACGAGGCCGGCGCCcgcacag AACCTGCGGAGCCAGATGCCGAGCTCAAAGACGGAGCAGAGGAAGGGGAGGAGCCGGAGGACGACCTGGACGACGAGCCCATCTTCACCTGCGACAACTGTCAGCAGGACTTTGACTGTCTGGCTGAGCTCACGGAGCACAGGACCCACCACTGCCCGGCAG ATGGAGACGAGGACCCGGGCGGCCTCTCCTGGGTTCCGTCCTCGCCCTCCAGCAAAGACGTGGCCTCACCTTCCCAGATGCCGGACGGCTGCTGCGACCTCGGCACGGCCACGGGCGGCGAGGAGGAAGGCGGCGCCGGGCTGCCGTACCCGTGCCAGTTCTGCGACAAGTCCTTCAG CCGGCTGAGCTACCTGAAGCGGCACGAGCAGATCCACAGCGACAAGCTTCCCTTCAAGTGCACCTTCTGCAGTCGACTCTTCAAACACAAGCGGAGCCGGGACCGACACGTCAAGCTGCACACAG GAGACAAGAAGTACAGCTGCCAGGAGTGCGAGGCTGCATTCTCTCGCTCCGATCATCTCAAGATTCATCTGAAGACTCACAG CTCCAGCAAACCCTTCAAGTGCAGTGTGTGCAAGCGCGGCTTCTCGTCCACGTCCTCCCTGCAGAGTCACATGCAG GCTCACAGGAAGAACCGGGAGCACCTGGCTCTGCGCGCCGAGAAGGACGGAAGCAGGAAGGGCGCGGACGGAGACCTGGAGCAGGACCTGTACATGTGCGACTACTGCGAGGAGACCTTCAGCCAgacggaggagctggagaggcaCGTCCTGACCCGCCACCCGCAGCTGTCGGACCGGGCCGACCTGCAGTGCATCCACTGCCCGGAGATCTTCTTGGACGAGGCCTCGCTCCTCACGCACATCGAAACGCAGCACGCCAACCGCAAACACAA GTGTCCCGTCTGCTCCGAGCAGTTCCCCTCGGTGGAGGACGTCTACTGCCACCTGGACAGCCACCGGCAGCCGGACTCGTCCGTGCACAGCGCGGCCAGTCCCGACCCACCGCTGGGCAGCGTGGCGTCCATGAGCTCGGCCACGCCGGACTCCAGCGCCAGCCTGGAGAGAGGCTCCACGCCGGACTCCACCCTGAAGCCTGTTCAAGGGGACCGAGCTCGCCGGAGAGGAGGCGACGCCGCCGAGGAGATGGGGATCAGTCTGGGTCACGGTGGAG GCAGCTGGACCAAAGTCACCTACTCCTGTCCGTACTGCTCCAAGAGAGACTTCCACAGCCTGGCCGTGCTGGAGATCCACCTGAAGACCATCCACGCCGACAAGCCGCAGCAGAGCCACACCTGCCAGCTGTGCCTGGACACGCTCCCCACGCTCTACAACCTCAACGAGCACGTGCGCAAGGCCCACCGtgccggcggcggcggcggcgccacCTTCCCGCTTCTGCAGTTCACCAACGTCACCGCCTTCCACTGCAACTACTGTCCGGACATGTTCGGAGACATCAACTCTCTGCAGGAGCACATCCGGGTGTCGCACTGCCTGCCGGGCGGCATGGTGGCCGGCTCCACCACCTTAG AGGGGAACCACGCCTTCTTCTGCAACCAGTGCTCCATGGGCTTCCTGACCGAGTCGTCGCTCACCGAACACATCCAGCAGACGCACTGCGCCTcggctgcagggggcgctgcctCTGGAGGGGCCGGGACCAAACTGGAGTCGCCGGTGCTGCAGACTGGATCGCAGTCCTTCATGGAG gTCTACTCCTGCCCGTACTGCACAAACTCCCCCATCTTCGGCTCGCTCCTCAAGCTCACCAAACACATCAAGGAGAACCACAAGAACATTCCGCTGGCCAACAACAAGCGGCAGGCCAAGATGGCCGAGCTGAGCCCCGCCTCCTCTGACGTGGAGATCTCCTCCCCCAAACGCCAGCGGCCAGGGGGCGAGTCCACTCCGTCCGCCGGCGGCAACGGGGACTACCCCTGTAACCAGTGCGAGCTGCGCTTCTCCAGCTTCGAGGGCTTCCAAGCCCACCTGAAGTCCCACCTGGAGATGCTGCTGCGCCGCCAGTCCTGCCCGCAGTGCAACAAGGAGGACTTTGAGTCTCAGGAGGCTCTGCTGCAGCACCTGACGCTCCACTacaccaccacctccacccAGTACGTGTGTGAGAGCTGCGACAAGCAGTTCTCCTCGGTGGACGACCTCCAGAAACACCTTCTGGACATGCACACCTTCGTGCTCTACCACTGCACGCTCTGCCAGGAGGTCTTCGACTCCAAAGTCTCCATCCAG GTCCACCTGGCAGTCAAGCACAGCAACGAGAAGAAACTGTTCCGCTGCACGGCCTGCGCCTGGGACTTCAGGAAGGAGACGGACCTTCAGCTGCACGTGAAGCACAGTCATCTGGGTCAGAGGTCGGGGCTCCCTGGAGGCCTCGGAGCAG GACTCAAGCCTCGGAAGTGCATCTTCTGCGGGGAGACGTTTGGGACGGAGGTGGAGCTTCAGTGTCACATCACCACTCACAGCAAGAAGTTCACCTGCCGCTTTTGCGGCAAGTCCTTCCACGCCATCTCGCTGCTGGAGAGACACCTGAGGGACAAGCACTGCATCTTCGATGGTGGGAGCGGCAACGGCGGCACCGGCACCGGCAGCCAGAACGGAACTCCCAACGGACTCACGCAGTCTGCCAAGCGAGGCGGAGCAGGCAATGGGAGCTCGGGGGCCACGGCGGCCACAACAGAGCAGACGGACCTCCAGAACATGCTGATGAAGAGCGGAGGAGGGGAGGCGGCCAACAGCCACGAGGCCAGCGGCGGcgaggaggagctggacaaCTCGGAGCCCATGTACGCCTGCGACATCTGCGGCGCTGCCTACACCATGGAGTCGCTCCTGCAGAACCACCGGCTGAGGGACCACAACATCCGGCCCGGGGAGGACGACGCCG GATCCAGGAAGAAGAAGGCGGACTTCATCAAAGGGAACCACAAATGCAACGTCTGCTCCAGAACCTTCTTCTCTGAGAGCGGGCTCCGGGAGCACGCTCAGACCCACAGAGGGCCCGCCAAGCACTACATGTGTCCCATCTGTGGGGAGCGCTTCCCGTCGCTGCTGACCCTGACGGAGCACAAG gtgaccCACAGCAAGAGTCTGGACACGGGAACGTGTCGCATCTGCAAGATGCCCCTCCAGAGCGAGGAGGAGTTCATCGAGCACTGCCAGATGCACCCGGACCTCCGCAACTCCCTGACTGGCTTCCGCTGTGTGGTCTGCATGCAGACGGTCACGTCCACCCTGGAGCTGAAGATCCATGGAACCTTTCACATGCAGAAGCTGTCCAGCGGGGCGGCGCTGGGAGGAGGGGGGAACGGCGGCAGCGGctcggcctcctcctcccccaacGGTCAGCTACAGCAGCACAAGCTCTACAAGTGTGCCTTCTGCCTGAAGGAGTTTAAAAACAAAGGGGAGCTGGTGAAGCTGGACGTCAACGGCCTGCCCTACGGTCTGTGTGCTGCGTGCATGAGCAG ggGAACCAACGGACAGAGTCCCACCCAGGCCGGCCCGCCGACCCCCGGAGACCAGCCGGTAGACAAGAGCGGGCTGCGCTGTCCGGAGTGCGGGGTCAAGTTCGAGAGCCTGGAGGACCTGGAGGCTCACGTTCAGTCGGACCATCCCGAGGTCAGCCCCGAGACGTCGGCCGGGAAGAAATCCGAGGCTTCGCCGGCGCCCAAG AAAAAGACCTACCAGTGTATCAAGTGTCAAATGACGTTTGAGACTGAACGAGAGATCCAGATCCACGTGGCCAATCACATGATCG ACCAGCCCACCTGTCGGCCAG aggaGGGCATCAACCACGAGTGCAAACTGTGTAACCAGATGTTCGACTCGCCGGCAAAGCTGCTCTGCCACTTGATAGAACACAGTTTTGAAGGAATGGGAGGAACCTTCAAGTGTCCCGTCTGCTTCACAG